A stretch of Bos taurus isolate L1 Dominette 01449 registration number 42190680 breed Hereford chromosome 5, ARS-UCD2.0, whole genome shotgun sequence DNA encodes these proteins:
- the OR5BJ2 gene encoding olfactory receptor family 5 subfamily BJ member 2, giving the protein MKNLSTIDEFVLLGLSTDPDIQTMLFVLFLGIYLLTLMGNLMMILVIRADPHLHTPMYFFLGHLSFLDICHSSITIPKMLQNFLSQRKTISVWGCITQSFFFIFSGGTESCLLSAMAYDRYAAICHPLLYTMIMNGPLCTAMVSAAWVMGFLNSLVNNLCTQNLQFCGPNIISHFSCELPSLFPLSCSDTMPNTILLAGSTAFLGLVTLPPILFSYSKIILAILSISSSKGQGKAFSTCSSHLTVVLSFYGTALFRYISPSSGSVLEQVVSIQYGVITSLINPLIYSFKNQEVKAALQRILRQQICVSG; this is encoded by the coding sequence ATGAAAAATCTTAGCACTATTGATGAATTTGTGCTGCTGGGGTTGTCTACTGACCCGGATATCCAGACCATGCTCTTTGTTCTCTTCTTGGGGATTTACCTCCTGACCCTGATGGGGAACCTGATGATGATCCTGGTGATCAGGGCTGATCCTCACCTGCACAcgcccatgtacttcttccttggTCATTTGTCTTTCCTAGACATATGCCACTCTTCAATCACCATACCCAAGATGCTGCAGAATTTCCTGTCTCAGAGGAAAACCATTTCAGTGTGGGGATGCATTACCCagagtttctttttcattttctctggagGCACAGAGAGCTGCCTGCTCTCTGCTATGGCCTACGACCGCTATGCTGCCATCTGTCACCCTCTGCTCTACACTATGATCATGAATGGACCTCTGTGCACTGCAATGGTCAGTGCAGCATGGGTGATGGGATTTCTGAACTCACTAGTGAATAATCTTTGTACCCAGAACTTACAGTTCTGTGGTCCCAATATCATCTCCCACTTCAGTTGTGAACTGCCTTCACTCTTCCCTCTGTCCTGCAGTGACACCATGCCTAACACCATCCTGCTGGCTGGGTCCACTGCATTTCTAGGACTTGTGACACTTCCTCCAATCCTCTTCTCTTACTCAAAAATTATTCTTGCCATTTTAAGTATCTCCTCCTCTAAAGGCCAAggcaaagccttctccacctgctcctcccacctcACCGTGGTGCTCTCGTTCTATGGGACAGCTCTATTCAGGTATATCAGCCCCTCTTCAGGATCAGTCCTGGAGCAAGTTGTCTCCATACAGTATGGTGTGATCACATCCTTGATAAACCCCCTCATTTACAGCTTCAAGAACCAGGAGGTGAAGGCAGCTCTGCAGAGGATACTGAGGCAGCAAATATGTGTCTCAGGGTAA